A genomic segment from Triticum dicoccoides isolate Atlit2015 ecotype Zavitan chromosome 1A, WEW_v2.0, whole genome shotgun sequence encodes:
- the LOC119349383 gene encoding uncharacterized protein LOC119349383, whose translation MAATALRTTCQRIGGRALRPWLAPAAAHQNQPTTSRLFHSTKAAATHSAEIQQVKEELYCMMSENRDKIGNQKGLIKHLSSHVEPKPEDPVWRFYRRAKWYHLVMMYSPAFLYGYMSMLDVPDGKKEMTPAEKDDFNKRMAALMPNVEL comes from the exons ATGGCGGCGACCGCGCTCCGGACCACCTGCCAGCGGATCGGCGGCCGGGCCCTCCGGCCATGGCTGGCCCCCGCGGCGGCGCATCAGAACCAGCCCACCACCTCTCGCCTCTTTCACAGCACG AAGGCGGCCGCAACTCACTCAGCTGAGATCCAGCAGGTCAAAGAGGAGCTCTACTGCATGATGTCCGAAAACAGGGACAAGATAGGAAATCAGAAGGGCCTGATCAAGCACCTCTCATCCCATGTGGAGCCTAAACCCGAGGACCCTGTCTG GCGCTTCTATCGCAGGGCAAAATGGTACCATTTAGTCATGATGTATAGCCCAGCATTCCTTTATGGCTACATGTCTATGTTGGATGTGCCTGATGGCAAGAAGGAGATGACACCAGCTGAGAAGGATGATTTTAACAAGAGGATGGCCGCGTTGATGCCCAATGTGGAACTTTGA